In Streptomyces showdoensis, a genomic segment contains:
- a CDS encoding molybdopterin-dependent oxidoreductase — translation MDTTDTKDDGTPPPGGRARAGAQPDDTARTRRTRLKDTTAAAWRAGPPSGPSRPEFWRSPLRGPWLTAVLGTVLLFGVTILFVTGLLSYAAYDPDLAAVNDQTPDKGWLGFYLFSWPTSPHWLYRVTQGVHVTLGIVLVPVLLAKLWSVIPKLFAWPPVRSAAQAAERLSLLLLVGGAGFEFVTGILNVQLHYVFPGSFYTLHLYGAWVFIGAFAVHVTLRLPRAVRALRSGPRQPAPGSEEAAGLVSPRPAPPTISRRGALGMVGLGSLALFAVTAGQSIGGWFRQTALLAPHGQDPGSGPNGFQINKTAASVGIRPSDIGPGWRLTVRGAGRQTDLTYERLLAMPQNDALLPIACVEGWSTPDQHWRGVRLTDLAALVGLGTDTPQVLVESLQRGGSFSSVVLSAHQARDARSLLAVRVNGAVLSQDHGYPARIIVPGAPGVHNTKWVTRLTFGEPA, via the coding sequence ATGGACACGACGGACACGAAGGACGACGGGACGCCCCCACCCGGTGGCCGGGCGCGGGCGGGAGCGCAACCCGACGACACCGCCCGGACCCGGCGCACACGACTGAAGGACACGACGGCCGCCGCTTGGCGGGCCGGCCCGCCAAGCGGCCCGTCCCGGCCGGAGTTCTGGCGCAGCCCGCTGCGCGGCCCCTGGCTGACCGCGGTGCTCGGGACGGTCCTGCTCTTCGGCGTCACGATCCTCTTCGTGACGGGCCTGCTGTCGTACGCCGCCTACGACCCGGACCTGGCCGCGGTCAACGACCAGACCCCCGACAAGGGATGGCTCGGCTTCTACCTGTTCTCCTGGCCGACCTCCCCCCACTGGCTCTACCGCGTCACCCAGGGCGTCCACGTCACCCTGGGCATCGTGCTCGTGCCCGTACTCCTGGCCAAGCTGTGGTCGGTGATCCCGAAGCTGTTCGCCTGGCCGCCCGTCCGCTCGGCCGCCCAGGCCGCCGAGCGTCTCTCCCTGCTCCTGCTCGTGGGAGGCGCGGGCTTCGAGTTCGTCACCGGCATCCTCAACGTGCAGCTCCACTACGTCTTCCCGGGCTCCTTCTACACGCTGCACCTGTACGGGGCCTGGGTGTTCATCGGAGCCTTCGCCGTCCACGTGACCCTCCGCCTGCCGCGCGCCGTGCGGGCCCTGCGCTCCGGGCCGCGCCAGCCGGCCCCCGGCAGCGAGGAGGCGGCCGGCCTCGTCTCGCCCCGCCCGGCGCCGCCCACGATCTCCCGGCGGGGCGCGCTGGGCATGGTCGGACTGGGTTCCCTCGCCCTGTTCGCCGTGACCGCGGGCCAGAGCATCGGGGGCTGGTTCCGGCAGACGGCCCTGCTCGCCCCGCACGGCCAGGACCCGGGTTCCGGCCCGAACGGCTTCCAGATCAACAAGACCGCGGCCTCCGTCGGCATCCGCCCCAGCGACATCGGCCCCGGGTGGCGGCTCACCGTACGAGGGGCGGGCCGACAGACCGACCTCACCTACGAACGGTTGCTGGCCATGCCGCAGAACGACGCCCTGCTTCCCATCGCCTGCGTGGAAGGCTGGTCCACCCCCGACCAGCACTGGAGGGGCGTCCGCCTCACCGACCTGGCCGCACTCGTCGGCCTGGGCACGGACACGCCCCAGGTCCTGGTCGAGTCCCTGCAACGGGGCGGCTCGTTCAGCTCCGTCGTCCTGAGCGCCCACCAGGCACGCGACGCCCGTTCCCTCCTGGCCGTACGGGTCAACGGCGCCGTCCTGTCCCAGGACCACGGCTACCCGGCCCGGATCATCGTCCCCGGGGCCCCGGGCGTCCACAACACCAAATGGGTCACCCGCCTCACCTTCGGGGAACCGGCATGA
- a CDS encoding glycosyltransferase family 87 protein, which yields MTRPPRTGSAASARPPRLPATLRTAVLVAALAAVLVLTVRDDGRATDPAVLSWWYAVCWALFAAAAWSLRAVPARHVAVLVLTGGAVVAATGLVAAPRTSTDMFRYAWDGRVQAAGVSPYDHAPADAALLPYRDRWLFPTGRECDAPDLAALPDGGCTRINRPHVHTIYPPAGELYFLLVHAVAPDGARHKALQAGGALLAVATTPILLRILRRRGDPRTAAYWAWCPAVPLEAVNNAHADVLGVLLSVAALGLTVRHRAWGGALLGLATAVKLLPAVLVPGTLSGVRRPRDAAAVLVPAAAVLTALYLPYVLLSHSSVLGYLRGYADEEGYQDASAGERYALLRLLLPDTWALPAVITGMLAVTVYVMLRGDPRRPWSGALLVTGTAFLLTTPGYSWYALLLVALVALDGRWEWMGVAVAGAAAYLTSRAVADAGTVTYAVAALAVVCGRLLRGGSGSTTGPGGARRSSGPDGTSRPDPHTSPSTAPSTSTSTTARRSGVPPALPRLRSAPFFPAGRPRRTL from the coding sequence GTGACGCGGCCGCCCCGCACCGGGTCTGCGGCATCGGCGCGGCCGCCGCGGCTCCCCGCGACCCTCCGGACCGCCGTCCTCGTGGCCGCCCTCGCCGCGGTCCTCGTCCTCACCGTCCGCGACGACGGCCGTGCCACGGACCCGGCGGTCCTGTCCTGGTGGTACGCCGTGTGCTGGGCCCTCTTCGCGGCGGCGGCCTGGTCCCTCCGCGCGGTACCCGCCCGGCACGTCGCCGTGCTCGTCCTCACCGGCGGCGCCGTCGTCGCCGCCACCGGTCTGGTGGCGGCGCCCCGCACGAGCACCGACATGTTCCGCTACGCCTGGGACGGCAGGGTGCAGGCGGCGGGCGTCTCGCCCTACGACCACGCCCCGGCCGACGCCGCGCTCCTCCCGTACCGGGACCGCTGGCTGTTCCCCACCGGGCGGGAATGCGACGCGCCGGACCTCGCCGCCCTCCCCGACGGCGGCTGCACGCGCATCAACCGCCCCCACGTCCACACGATCTACCCCCCGGCGGGCGAGCTGTACTTCCTCCTCGTCCACGCCGTCGCCCCGGACGGCGCCCGCCACAAGGCCCTCCAGGCGGGCGGCGCGCTCCTCGCCGTGGCGACCACTCCGATCCTGCTGCGCATCCTCCGGCGCCGAGGGGACCCGCGTACCGCCGCCTACTGGGCCTGGTGCCCCGCCGTTCCCCTCGAAGCGGTGAACAACGCGCACGCCGACGTGCTCGGCGTCCTGCTGTCGGTCGCGGCCCTGGGCCTGACGGTCCGCCACCGGGCCTGGGGCGGCGCCCTGCTGGGCCTGGCCACGGCCGTCAAACTGCTGCCCGCGGTCCTCGTCCCGGGAACCCTGTCCGGGGTGCGGCGGCCCCGCGACGCGGCAGCGGTCCTCGTCCCCGCCGCCGCCGTCCTCACCGCCCTCTACCTCCCGTACGTCCTGCTGTCCCACTCCTCCGTCCTCGGCTACCTCCGCGGCTACGCCGACGAGGAGGGCTACCAGGACGCCTCGGCCGGCGAGCGCTACGCGCTCCTGCGGCTGCTGCTCCCCGACACCTGGGCCCTGCCCGCCGTCATCACCGGGATGCTTGCCGTCACCGTGTACGTGATGCTGCGCGGCGACCCCCGACGCCCCTGGAGCGGCGCCCTCCTGGTGACCGGCACCGCGTTCCTCCTCACGACACCCGGCTACTCCTGGTACGCCCTGCTCCTGGTGGCCCTGGTGGCGCTCGACGGCCGCTGGGAGTGGATGGGCGTCGCGGTCGCCGGAGCGGCCGCGTACCTGACCTCCCGCGCGGTCGCCGACGCGGGCACGGTCACGTACGCCGTCGCGGCCCTGGCCGTCGTGTGCGGCCGGCTGCTCCGGGGCGGCTCAGGAAGCACGACCGGCCCCGGCGGGGCGCGACGCTCCTCCGGGCCCGACGGGACCAGCCGGCCGGACCCTCACACGTCCCCGTCCACGGCCCCGTCCACCTCCACGTCGACGACCGCGCGCCGGAGCGGCGTACCACCGGCCCTCCCTCGCCTGCGGAGTGCCCCGTTCTTCCCGGCGGGGCGGCCCCGCCGGACCCTGTGA